The Xanthobacter flavus genome includes a window with the following:
- a CDS encoding integrase: protein MPSDFTAPGLKRRRNRDGTIRLIWVARADLVLRGYVPKTVRLHYNIDDTGDRRLIEAACSRLQAEMLAWACGGQNDLRPHDGSIASLVRLYQTDPASPYRDLKWNTRRTYDQVLRTIEKAFGMRSLAALGIRDLRRWYDEAKKPKQAGGQERIRKAHGIVSMMRRLLGYGVMAELPECGRLARILDEARFKQPGRRKAKLELHHVEAFIKAAVAAGRPSLALGTALQFETTMRQRDVIGEWRKDAPNGGGIVLRGRYWTGGLTWSHISDDLLMVKETTKTGADVGHDLKLTPLVIELLCQIPADRRVGPVIVDEISGRPYAEHAYAREWRIIARAAGVPDRIWNMDARAGGISEADEAGADLDAIRSAAGHSQSSTTLRYVRGTIGKSQKVARMRTAHRNKR, encoded by the coding sequence ATGCCCTCTGATTTTACGGCACCAGGACTAAAACGTCGGCGCAATCGTGACGGGACCATCCGCCTGATTTGGGTAGCCCGTGCCGATCTCGTCTTGCGTGGGTATGTTCCAAAAACGGTGCGCCTGCACTACAATATCGACGATACCGGGGATCGGCGTCTGATCGAAGCTGCCTGTTCGCGCCTTCAGGCCGAAATGCTGGCTTGGGCTTGCGGCGGTCAAAATGACCTCCGGCCGCACGACGGTTCTATAGCTAGTCTTGTGCGACTCTATCAGACGGATCCAGCAAGTCCCTACAGGGATCTGAAATGGAACACCCGGCGCACTTATGATCAAGTCCTCCGGACGATAGAGAAGGCCTTCGGGATGAGGTCTCTCGCGGCGCTGGGTATCCGGGATCTCCGCCGATGGTACGATGAGGCAAAGAAGCCGAAGCAGGCCGGGGGGCAGGAGAGAATCCGAAAGGCACATGGCATCGTCTCGATGATGCGCCGGCTGCTCGGATATGGCGTCATGGCCGAGCTCCCGGAGTGCGGCCGGCTAGCCCGCATCCTCGATGAGGCTAGGTTCAAACAGCCCGGTCGGCGCAAGGCGAAGCTGGAGCTGCATCATGTCGAGGCCTTCATCAAGGCCGCAGTCGCAGCCGGGCGTCCCTCTCTGGCCTTGGGTACAGCGCTTCAGTTCGAGACAACGATGCGGCAACGCGATGTCATCGGAGAGTGGCGGAAGGATGCCCCCAACGGAGGCGGTATCGTGCTGCGCGGCCGATACTGGACCGGGGGGCTCACTTGGTCGCACATCTCGGACGACCTACTCATGGTGAAAGAGACCACTAAGACGGGAGCCGATGTTGGTCATGATCTCAAGCTGACACCGCTCGTGATCGAGCTCCTGTGCCAAATTCCGGCTGACCGTAGGGTCGGCCCCGTCATCGTGGACGAAATCTCCGGCAGGCCCTACGCTGAACATGCCTACGCACGCGAATGGCGAATCATCGCTCGCGCAGCGGGGGTGCCGGACAGAATTTGGAACATGGATGCTCGAGCGGGCGGCATCTCCGAAGCCGACGAGGCGGGCGCTGACCTGGACGCGATCCGATCCGCGGCCGGTCATTCCCAAAGCTCAACGACGCTGCGCTATGTGCGGGGTACGATCGGGAAAAGTCAGAAGGTCGCCCGAATGCGGACGGCTCACCGGAACAAGCGGTAA
- a CDS encoding antitoxin MazE family protein has product MANTTVRQRVQKHRDALRAAGLRPVQIWLPDTRHPGFEEECRRQSRLTAEADADANARDAKLDKLLKGVEIVIEGDA; this is encoded by the coding sequence ATGGCCAACACAACCGTGCGCCAGCGCGTTCAAAAGCACCGCGATGCACTCCGAGCAGCCGGTCTAAGGCCGGTGCAGATCTGGCTCCCAGATACCCGCCATCCGGGCTTTGAAGAGGAATGCCGGCGTCAGTCCCGCCTAACGGCAGAGGCAGATGCGGATGCGAATGCACGGGATGCGAAGCTGGATAAGCTCCTCAAGGGGGTCGAAATCGTGATCGAGGGTGATGCATGA
- a CDS encoding DUF2384 domain-containing protein has product MTFDTLELQFLAKVTLGGDVEPSRLSSQLGTTLTALAPTLGLSRDSVSKQARIYSIVTQRRLREFVDIIVRTTPWAGSPIQAFAWYRGQSLPSFGDLTAEELVKMGRADEVKDYLGRIALGGFA; this is encoded by the coding sequence ATGACCTTCGATACGCTGGAGCTGCAGTTTCTCGCAAAGGTGACCTTGGGGGGGGATGTTGAGCCGTCGCGGCTGAGCAGTCAGCTGGGTACCACGCTGACGGCCCTCGCTCCGACGCTCGGTCTGTCCCGCGATTCGGTGTCGAAGCAAGCGCGCATCTATTCGATCGTCACGCAGAGGCGGTTGCGTGAGTTCGTGGACATCATCGTCCGGACCACACCCTGGGCAGGATCGCCTATCCAGGCGTTCGCTTGGTACCGCGGGCAGTCGTTACCGTCATTTGGGGACCTGACGGCGGAGGAATTGGTCAAAATGGGCCGAGCCGACGAGGTGAAGGATTATCTGGGGCGCATTGCGCTGGGAGGGTTCGCGTGA
- a CDS encoding sigma-54-dependent transcriptional regulator — protein sequence MSQFSLARRSSGPARLLICDPDPAVRAIVRAALARRDSLDMIEAADIAAALPLLPRCTSALVGSDEPEDAVRRIRASGFGGTLVVALGESSVSGAVAAMRAGADDVVQKPLVVEEVMDRLLAATPARRAERRRRAARPLPRGGDFCGLYGRSAPMQAVYAQIERLAASRAAVFVTGESGTGKDLVAAAVHAASSRRDAPFVALNCAVIPAELMEIALFGREDAGAMDRAQSGTLHLDEITQMDLACQARLMHFVETGRFSPVGEVTEREADVRLVCATSRDPLEEVRAGRLREDLYYRLAVLPLALPPLRARGDDVLLLAETFLARFAGEEGRPMPRFTPEVVEALRARRFPGNVRELQNLMRRVVVLSEGGTILPGLLAEPEAPEAPGAGRPPEVLIQGWSDSFAWQGRVEPLSVVERRAIEAAIAAFDGNISLAAAALDLSPSTLYRKKLAWGERTRLS from the coding sequence ATGTCTCAGTTTTCCCTTGCGCGACGCTCCAGCGGGCCTGCCCGCCTGCTGATCTGCGATCCTGATCCCGCCGTGCGCGCCATCGTGCGCGCCGCGCTCGCCCGCCGCGATTCCCTCGACATGATCGAGGCCGCCGATATTGCCGCAGCGCTGCCGCTTCTGCCCCGTTGCACCTCGGCCCTCGTCGGCTCCGACGAGCCGGAAGACGCGGTGCGCCGAATCCGCGCCAGCGGCTTCGGCGGCACGCTCGTGGTGGCGCTGGGGGAAAGCTCGGTGAGTGGGGCGGTGGCCGCCATGCGGGCGGGGGCCGATGATGTGGTCCAGAAGCCGCTCGTGGTCGAGGAAGTGATGGACCGCCTGCTGGCTGCGACGCCAGCGCGCCGGGCCGAACGTCGCCGCCGCGCGGCGCGTCCCCTGCCGCGGGGCGGAGACTTCTGCGGTCTCTATGGTCGCTCGGCGCCCATGCAGGCGGTCTATGCGCAGATCGAGCGTCTCGCCGCCTCGCGCGCGGCGGTGTTCGTGACGGGGGAGAGCGGCACCGGCAAGGATCTCGTGGCGGCGGCGGTCCATGCCGCCTCGTCCCGCCGCGACGCGCCGTTCGTCGCGCTCAACTGCGCCGTCATTCCCGCCGAGCTGATGGAAATCGCTTTGTTCGGCCGCGAGGATGCCGGCGCCATGGACCGCGCCCAGAGCGGCACGCTGCACCTCGACGAGATCACGCAGATGGACCTGGCCTGCCAGGCCCGGCTGATGCACTTCGTGGAAACCGGCCGCTTCAGCCCGGTGGGCGAGGTGACCGAGCGGGAAGCGGATGTGCGCCTCGTATGCGCCACCAGCCGCGACCCCCTGGAAGAAGTGCGCGCGGGACGCCTGAGGGAAGACCTCTATTACCGCCTCGCCGTGCTGCCGCTGGCGCTGCCGCCCCTGCGGGCGCGGGGCGACGACGTTCTCCTCCTGGCCGAAACCTTCCTGGCCCGCTTCGCCGGCGAGGAAGGCCGCCCCATGCCGCGCTTCACGCCCGAGGTGGTGGAGGCGCTGCGCGCCCGCCGTTTCCCCGGGAATGTGCGCGAACTGCAGAACCTCATGCGCCGGGTGGTCGTGCTGAGCGAGGGGGGTACCATTCTGCCAGGCCTCCTGGCCGAGCCGGAGGCACCCGAGGCGCCGGGCGCCGGGCGCCCCCCCGAGGTGCTCATCCAGGGCTGGTCGGACAGCTTCGCCTGGCAGGGCCGGGTCGAGCCCCTGTCGGTGGTGGAGCGGCGGGCCATAGAGGCGGCCATCGCCGCCTTCGACGGCAACATCTCGCTTGCGGCGGCCGCCCTCGATCTCAGTCCTTCGACCCTCTATCGCAAGAAGCTCGCCTGGGGCGAGCGCACCCGCCTGTCCTGA
- a CDS encoding aminopeptidase P family protein, which yields MTSSSSSSSVHSASHGHPPFKAHFQTFEDLADGAEGPARLAALRAELARLGFDGYVIPRADAHQNEYVPACEERLAYLTGFTGSAGTCVVLPTEAALFVDGRYTLQAPAQVDEAAFTVVPLSKTRPDKWIGEHLPRGARLGFDPWRTTIDGRERLVKAVASAGGILAPLEADPFDPIWPDRPAPPRAPVRLLDLSVAGEDTASKLRQVQEKLSEEKLDGLLVSDPHGAAWLFNMRGADVAHTPLPLAWCIVPREGLPDLFLEALKLSHEVRAALAGHARLHGVGDLDRVLAAFAKGENGNGKGRRIRVDQATAPVRLATLIETSGGIADKGADPISLIKASKNPAEIAGMRAAHVRDGAALARFLAWFDREAPAGTLTEIDAVEALETFRRATGCLTDISFPTIAGAGENGAIVHYRVTRKTNRAIHPGELFLLDSGAQYPDGTTDITRTLAVGTPTRDMRRHYTLVLKGHLALTRAVFPKGITGAQLDPLARQFLWEAGLDFDHGTGHGVGAGLSVHEGPARISQLGHLPLAAGMILSNEPGFYRTGAYGIRIENLILVEDRPVEDGEKPCFGFATLTLVPYDRRLIDLDLLTGTERAQVDAYHAEVRATLAPLVDAGTVDWLAAATAPL from the coding sequence ATGACGTCTTCTTCGTCCTCTTCGTCCGTTCATTCCGCCTCCCACGGCCATCCCCCGTTCAAGGCGCACTTCCAGACCTTCGAGGATCTGGCCGATGGCGCCGAGGGGCCGGCGCGGCTGGCGGCGCTCCGGGCGGAGCTCGCCCGCCTCGGCTTCGACGGCTATGTGATCCCCCGCGCCGACGCGCATCAGAACGAATATGTGCCGGCCTGCGAGGAGCGCCTCGCCTACCTCACCGGCTTCACCGGCTCGGCCGGTACCTGCGTTGTGCTGCCCACGGAGGCGGCGCTCTTCGTGGACGGACGCTACACGCTCCAGGCCCCCGCGCAGGTGGACGAGGCGGCCTTCACCGTGGTGCCGCTTTCCAAAACGCGGCCGGACAAGTGGATCGGGGAACATCTCCCCCGCGGTGCCCGCCTCGGGTTCGATCCGTGGCGCACCACCATCGACGGCCGCGAGCGGCTGGTGAAGGCGGTGGCTTCGGCCGGGGGTATCCTCGCGCCACTGGAGGCCGATCCCTTCGATCCCATCTGGCCCGACCGGCCCGCCCCCCCGCGCGCGCCGGTGCGCCTGCTGGACCTGTCCGTCGCCGGCGAGGACACGGCAAGCAAGCTCCGGCAGGTGCAGGAGAAGCTTTCCGAGGAGAAGCTCGACGGACTGCTCGTCTCGGACCCCCACGGCGCGGCATGGCTCTTCAACATGCGCGGCGCTGACGTGGCCCACACGCCGCTGCCGCTCGCCTGGTGCATCGTGCCGCGCGAGGGGCTGCCCGATCTTTTCCTCGAGGCGCTGAAGCTCTCCCATGAGGTGCGCGCCGCCCTCGCCGGTCACGCCCGCCTGCACGGCGTCGGCGACCTCGACCGCGTGCTCGCCGCTTTCGCCAAGGGGGAGAATGGCAACGGCAAGGGCCGGCGCATCCGCGTCGATCAGGCCACCGCACCCGTTCGCCTCGCCACGCTCATCGAGACATCGGGCGGCATCGCCGACAAGGGCGCCGACCCCATCTCCCTCATCAAGGCGTCGAAGAACCCGGCCGAGATCGCGGGGATGCGGGCGGCCCATGTGCGCGACGGCGCGGCGCTGGCCCGCTTCCTCGCCTGGTTCGACCGGGAGGCGCCCGCCGGCACGCTCACGGAGATCGATGCGGTGGAGGCGCTGGAGACCTTCCGCCGCGCCACCGGCTGCCTGACCGACATCTCCTTCCCGACCATTGCCGGCGCGGGGGAGAACGGCGCCATCGTTCATTATCGGGTCACACGCAAGACCAACCGGGCGATCCATCCGGGCGAGCTGTTCCTGCTCGATTCCGGCGCGCAATATCCGGACGGCACCACGGACATCACGCGTACCCTTGCCGTCGGGACGCCGACCCGGGACATGCGCCGCCACTATACGCTGGTGCTGAAGGGCCATCTGGCCCTCACCCGCGCGGTGTTTCCAAAGGGCATCACGGGCGCCCAGCTGGATCCGCTCGCGCGGCAGTTCCTGTGGGAGGCAGGGCTCGATTTCGACCACGGCACCGGCCATGGTGTCGGCGCGGGGCTCTCCGTGCATGAGGGGCCGGCACGCATCTCACAGCTCGGCCATCTGCCACTGGCGGCAGGAATGATCCTCTCCAACGAGCCGGGCTTCTATCGCACGGGCGCCTACGGCATCCGCATCGAGAACCTGATCCTGGTGGAGGACCGTCCGGTGGAGGACGGGGAGAAGCCGTGCTTCGGCTTCGCGACCCTCACCCTCGTGCCCTACGACCGGCGCTTGATCGACCTCGATCTCCTCACCGGCACCGAGCGGGCGCAGGTCGATGCCTATCACGCCGAGGTCCGGGCCACCCTTGCGCCGCTGGTCGATGCGGGCACCGTGGACTGGCTCGCAGCGGCGACGGCGCCGCTCTAG
- a CDS encoding LEM-3-like GIY-YIG domain-containing protein encodes MNAITAIEEPTAFDEHVQRRIGKYVYRLIDPRDGQTFYVGKGTGNRVFEHARGEITQEADELLPPKLETIRAIKAAGNTVQHLIHRHGLNDEQAFLVEAALIDAYPNLTNAVSGHGSGDSGLMTAREIIIKFGLPALSIDPPHRLVLINIRKLENRHDRSEIYNLVRYCWRINKARAEKADFILAVLRGVVLGAYVAEEWLQATRENFPEIEYADGSEAHRWGFKGYEAPQDICEWYVGAYGKRIVQPELRHDQYPIRYWQC; translated from the coding sequence ATGAATGCGATCACAGCCATCGAGGAGCCCACGGCATTTGATGAGCATGTTCAGCGCCGGATCGGAAAGTATGTTTACAGACTCATCGATCCTCGAGACGGACAAACATTCTACGTAGGCAAGGGGACGGGTAATCGCGTCTTCGAGCACGCGCGCGGCGAGATCACGCAGGAAGCGGATGAACTTCTTCCTCCTAAACTGGAGACAATCCGCGCCATCAAGGCCGCCGGTAACACAGTGCAGCACCTCATTCACCGCCATGGCTTGAACGATGAGCAGGCGTTCCTGGTAGAGGCGGCCCTGATTGATGCCTACCCGAACCTTACAAACGCTGTAAGTGGGCATGGGTCTGGAGATTCTGGACTTATGACAGCTCGCGAAATTATTATTAAATTTGGCTTGCCGGCCTTATCGATTGATCCACCTCATCGCCTTGTTCTGATTAACATTCGCAAACTTGAGAATAGACACGATCGCTCTGAAATATACAATTTGGTTAGGTATTGTTGGCGCATCAACAAAGCGCGGGCTGAAAAGGCCGATTTCATTCTCGCGGTTTTGAGAGGTGTCGTACTCGGCGCCTATGTTGCCGAAGAATGGCTTCAGGCCACTCGCGAAAATTTCCCCGAGATTGAGTATGCGGACGGATCGGAAGCCCATCGTTGGGGCTTCAAGGGCTACGAAGCGCCACAGGATATCTGCGAGTGGTACGTTGGCGCCTATGGCAAACGCATTGTGCAGCCAGAGCTTCGGCACGACCAATATCCCATCCGCTACTGGCAATGCTAA
- a CDS encoding RES family NAD+ phosphorylase — protein MNRFKGVVYRAHHPNWNFGPMSGDGAVHHGGRFSPVGLPALYASLRPETAWLEAQQGFPFKARSLVMCAYDVDCEGVLDLTTEAGQEAAGTSLKELACPWEDRREQGSATWRLSAGLRAKGCAAILVRSFAPGAEQFDVNIVFWRWSGDAPSNVRLSEKSLRQFRKIKIE, from the coding sequence GTGAACCGGTTCAAAGGAGTGGTCTATCGCGCGCATCATCCGAACTGGAATTTCGGGCCGATGTCGGGAGATGGTGCTGTCCACCACGGGGGCCGTTTCTCGCCGGTCGGCCTGCCAGCGCTCTATGCCTCTCTTCGTCCGGAAACGGCGTGGCTGGAGGCGCAGCAGGGTTTCCCATTCAAGGCCCGGTCCCTTGTGATGTGCGCCTATGACGTGGACTGCGAAGGCGTCCTCGACCTAACGACTGAAGCAGGCCAGGAGGCCGCCGGGACGAGTTTGAAAGAACTCGCCTGCCCTTGGGAGGATCGGCGAGAGCAGGGATCGGCGACCTGGCGTTTGAGCGCCGGCCTACGCGCCAAGGGCTGCGCAGCAATTCTCGTTCGTAGCTTCGCGCCCGGTGCAGAGCAGTTTGACGTGAATATTGTGTTTTGGCGCTGGAGTGGCGACGCTCCGAGCAATGTTAGATTGTCAGAAAAGTCACTACGGCAGTTTCGTAAAATAAAAATTGAATGA
- a CDS encoding DUF3309 family protein, which produces MSTILIIILVLLLVGALPTWGYSSGWGYGPGGIVGVLLIIVIVLALTGRL; this is translated from the coding sequence ATGTCCACGATCCTCATCATCATCCTCGTGCTGCTGCTCGTCGGAGCGCTGCCGACGTGGGGCTACAGCTCCGGGTGGGGGTATGGGCCGGGTGGCATCGTGGGTGTGCTGCTGATCATCGTGATCGTGCTCGCGCTCACAGGGCGGCTCTAG
- a CDS encoding type II toxin-antitoxin system PemK/MazF family toxin has translation MRRGDFVLTADVSSRGRLRTALIIQADLFALTGTVVVLLVTSALVEAPLLRVLVEPSVDNGLRVRSQVMIDKMLTVERSKVWPAFGRLEEDSMLSVTRSLTIFLGIA, from the coding sequence ATGAGGCGCGGCGACTTTGTGTTGACCGCAGACGTCTCGAGCCGTGGCAGGCTGCGCACCGCGCTGATAATTCAGGCCGACCTGTTCGCTCTCACCGGAACGGTCGTTGTTCTCCTCGTAACGTCAGCCCTCGTTGAGGCCCCGCTTCTCCGCGTGCTTGTCGAGCCTTCAGTCGATAACGGACTTCGCGTGCGGTCTCAGGTGATGATCGACAAAATGCTCACTGTGGAGCGGAGCAAGGTCTGGCCGGCATTCGGCCGCCTCGAGGAGGATTCCATGCTCTCCGTGACACGTTCGCTTACGATTTTTCTCGGCATTGCATAA
- a CDS encoding aspartate aminotransferase family protein, producing MALDDLVTDGMRADSVPNDLEAFWMPFTSNRSFKKRPRLVSRAKDMHYYTPEGRPILDGCAGLWCVNPGHNREPIVEAIRAGAAEMDFGPTFQYGHPNAFRLATKIADLAPGDLDHVFFCNSGSEAVDTALKIALAYQQTIGQGTRTRLIGRERGYHGVGFGGISVGGMVANRRTFGTMLAGVDHLRTTYDRENQAFSKGEPDYGAHFADELERIVGLHDASTIAAVIVEPMGGSTGVLPPPKGYLKRLREICDKYGILLIFDEVITGYGRLGYAFAAERYGVIPDMICFAKGITAGAVPMGGVIARKHIHDAFMKGPEHMVELFHGYTYSAHPLACAAGLATLDLYAQENTFTHALALEPFFADAVMSLKDKPGVLDIRTVGITGAVDLAPRAGSPGLRGYEALEKAFHEEGFMMRIAGDTLVITPPLIISKDQVGELVEKLGRVIEKTV from the coding sequence ATGGCTCTGGACGATCTGGTGACCGACGGCATGCGCGCGGACAGTGTTCCGAACGACCTCGAAGCCTTCTGGATGCCGTTTACCTCGAACCGCTCCTTCAAGAAGCGGCCACGGCTCGTGTCCCGCGCCAAGGACATGCACTATTACACGCCGGAAGGTCGCCCCATCCTCGACGGTTGCGCCGGCCTGTGGTGCGTCAACCCCGGCCATAACCGGGAGCCCATTGTCGAAGCCATCCGCGCCGGTGCCGCCGAGATGGATTTCGGCCCCACCTTCCAGTACGGCCATCCGAACGCCTTCCGCCTCGCCACCAAGATCGCCGACCTCGCGCCCGGCGATCTCGACCATGTGTTCTTCTGCAACTCGGGCTCCGAGGCGGTGGACACCGCGCTGAAGATCGCCCTCGCCTACCAGCAGACCATCGGCCAGGGCACCCGCACGCGCCTCATCGGCCGCGAGCGCGGGTATCACGGCGTCGGCTTCGGCGGCATCTCGGTGGGCGGCATGGTCGCCAACCGCCGCACCTTCGGCACCATGCTCGCCGGCGTCGACCACCTGCGCACCACCTATGACCGGGAGAACCAGGCCTTCTCCAAGGGCGAGCCGGACTATGGCGCGCATTTCGCCGACGAGCTGGAGCGCATCGTCGGGCTGCACGACGCCTCCACCATCGCCGCCGTCATCGTCGAGCCCATGGGCGGCTCAACCGGCGTGCTGCCGCCGCCGAAGGGCTATCTCAAGCGCCTGCGCGAGATCTGCGACAAGTACGGCATCCTGCTGATCTTCGACGAGGTGATCACCGGTTACGGTCGTCTCGGCTACGCCTTCGCCGCCGAGCGTTACGGCGTGATCCCGGACATGATCTGCTTCGCCAAGGGCATCACGGCCGGCGCGGTGCCGATGGGCGGCGTCATCGCCCGCAAGCATATCCACGATGCCTTCATGAAGGGGCCGGAGCACATGGTGGAGCTGTTCCACGGCTACACTTATTCCGCCCATCCGCTGGCCTGCGCCGCCGGCCTCGCGACGCTGGACCTCTACGCCCAGGAGAACACCTTCACCCACGCGCTGGCGCTGGAGCCCTTCTTTGCCGATGCGGTCATGTCGCTGAAGGACAAGCCCGGCGTGCTCGACATCCGCACGGTGGGCATCACCGGCGCGGTGGACCTCGCCCCGCGCGCCGGCTCGCCCGGGCTGCGCGGCTACGAGGCGCTGGAGAAGGCCTTCCACGAGGAAGGCTTCATGATGCGCATCGCCGGCGACACGCTCGTCATCACGCCGCCGCTCATCATTTCCAAGGATCAGGTGGGCGAGCTGGTCGAGAAGCTCGGGCGGGTCATCGAGAAGACCGTCTGA
- a CDS encoding type II toxin-antitoxin system RelE/ParE family toxin codes for MKRVRVFYRPEAIEDLQAIYRAVAEMSQSHKVAQGFIERIMRRCRSIGDVPFGGRPRDDLQPGLRMVPFERSAVIAYLAPEAVEITNIFYGGRDYEALYHEPPVAGG; via the coding sequence GTGAAGCGCGTTAGGGTTTTCTACCGCCCCGAGGCGATCGAGGATCTTCAGGCGATTTATCGCGCCGTTGCGGAAATGAGCCAAAGCCACAAGGTCGCCCAAGGCTTCATCGAACGCATCATGCGGCGATGCAGATCCATCGGCGACGTTCCGTTTGGTGGCCGGCCACGTGACGACCTCCAACCTGGATTGCGCATGGTCCCCTTCGAGCGTTCAGCCGTGATAGCCTACCTCGCGCCCGAGGCCGTCGAGATCACCAACATTTTCTACGGAGGTCGAGATTACGAGGCGCTCTACCATGAGCCGCCTGTTGCGGGCGGCTGA
- a CDS encoding ribbon-helix-helix domain-containing protein: protein MPNAEKVSVTMTPDMMRALRESVESGEFATTSEAMRDAVRVWQRQRLEFAERLEALRARVQRSVSDPRPSLPADDAEATMARFMEIEQKATKREAR from the coding sequence ATGCCCAATGCTGAGAAAGTCAGCGTCACCATGACGCCTGACATGATGCGCGCACTCCGCGAAAGCGTGGAATCTGGTGAATTCGCGACTACCAGCGAGGCCATGCGGGATGCTGTTCGCGTGTGGCAGCGGCAACGCCTCGAATTCGCCGAGCGCCTCGAGGCCCTGCGCGCCCGCGTGCAACGCTCCGTGAGCGATCCTCGCCCGAGCCTGCCCGCCGATGATGCTGAGGCGACGATGGCGCGGTTTATGGAAATCGAACAAAAAGCCACCAAGCGTGAAGCGCGTTAG